A genomic segment from Halomonas sp. GD1P12 encodes:
- a CDS encoding cbb3-type cytochrome oxidase subunit 3 — MTTGTFRGLITLLLIIAFIGIVRWAYSRRQHKAFDEAANLPFADDEPHDEREDCR, encoded by the coding sequence ATGACGACCGGCACCTTTCGCGGGCTGATCACCCTGCTGTTGATCATCGCCTTTATCGGCATCGTGCGTTGGGCCTACTCCCGGCGCCAGCACAAGGCGTTCGACGAGGCGGCGAATCTGCCCTTCGCCGACGACGAGCCGCACGACGAGCGGGAGGACTGCCGGTGA
- the ccoG gene encoding cytochrome c oxidase accessory protein CcoG, whose product MQPIPLQDVTPPPDTFGEAGVRLRGHLYVRESKGVFQALRRRLNVLLMGGFFLLPWINIQGRPALWLDIPGREFHLMSATFYPQEFILLALLFIAAAFGLFFVTRLLGRVWCGYTCPQSVWTFLFMWVEHRLEGSRHRRLRRDKKGPAVWAPRKLVKHALWALMALATGITIVGYFAPIRTLALDVVTLEAGGWALFWVGFFTFFTYLNAGWLREQVCLHMCPYARFQSVMVDRDTLTVAYDTARGEPRGGEPTSKGDCVDCHLCVQVCPTGIDIRDGLQYACIQCAACVDACDTVMTRLNRPTGLVGYTTQNRLEGRPAPRAWRYRAGALLLLALTLALLTWALTQRAPASLEAERARGTLYSVIEGGEVQNVYRLTVRNHDRQAHTYRLGIEALAGARLDTRAIEVPGGGSTSRVVSVSAPAGVSPSQPFSFVLASESGEPLARRPARFLSGERR is encoded by the coding sequence ATGCAGCCGATTCCCCTACAGGACGTCACCCCGCCGCCGGACACGTTTGGTGAAGCCGGTGTGCGCCTGCGCGGGCATCTTTACGTGCGCGAGAGCAAGGGGGTCTTTCAGGCGCTTCGCCGGCGGCTCAATGTGCTGTTGATGGGCGGCTTTTTTCTGCTGCCCTGGATCAATATTCAAGGCCGCCCGGCCCTCTGGCTCGACATACCCGGGCGCGAGTTCCACCTGATGAGCGCCACGTTCTACCCTCAGGAGTTCATCCTGCTGGCGCTTTTATTCATCGCCGCCGCCTTTGGACTGTTCTTCGTCACCCGGCTTTTAGGGCGGGTGTGGTGCGGCTATACCTGCCCGCAAAGCGTCTGGACGTTTCTGTTCATGTGGGTCGAGCACCGCCTGGAGGGCTCGCGCCATCGCCGCCTGCGCCGCGATAAAAAAGGCCCCGCCGTTTGGGCCCCGCGTAAGCTCGTCAAGCACGCGCTGTGGGCACTGATGGCGCTGGCCACCGGCATCACGATCGTGGGTTACTTCGCGCCGATCCGCACGCTCGCGCTCGACGTCGTGACGCTCGAGGCCGGTGGCTGGGCGCTGTTCTGGGTCGGCTTTTTTACCTTCTTCACTTATCTCAACGCCGGCTGGCTGCGCGAGCAGGTCTGCCTGCACATGTGTCCCTACGCACGCTTTCAGTCGGTGATGGTCGACCGCGACACGCTCACCGTGGCCTATGATACTGCCCGCGGCGAGCCGCGCGGGGGTGAGCCCACGTCCAAAGGCGACTGCGTCGACTGCCATCTGTGCGTACAGGTCTGCCCTACCGGTATCGACATACGCGACGGGCTGCAGTACGCCTGTATCCAGTGCGCGGCCTGCGTGGATGCCTGCGATACGGTCATGACGCGCCTTAACCGCCCCACGGGGCTGGTGGGCTACACCACCCAGAACCGCCTCGAGGGTCGTCCGGCGCCGCGCGCCTGGCGTTACCGAGCGGGGGCGCTTTTGCTGCTGGCGCTCACGCTCGCACTGCTTACGTGGGCGCTCACTCAGCGCGCGCCGGCAAGCCTCGAGGCCGAGCGCGCGCGCGGCACGCTCTATAGCGTCATCGAGGGCGGCGAGGTTCAAAACGTCTACCGGCTGACGGTGCGCAACCACGACCGCCAGGCGCATACCTACCGCCTGGGCATCGAGGCACTGGCCGGCGCCCGGCTCGACACCCGCGCGATCGAGGTGCCCGGCGGCGGCTCTACAAGCCGAGTCGTCAGCGTGAGTGCGCCCGCCGGTGTCTCCCCCAGCCAGCCGTTCAGCTTCGTGCTTGCCTCCGAGTCGGGCGAGCCGCTGGCGCGGCGGCCGGCGCGTTTTTTGAGCGGTGAGAGGAGATAA
- the ccoP gene encoding cytochrome-c oxidase, cbb3-type subunit III has protein sequence MSDLWDNALPGFWSVWVIALTLITLVLVVWVVAANAGRDATSNDEPHSHRTTGHEVDGIEEFDNPMPRWWFYLFVATVVFTLGYLALYPGLGNFKGLLGWSQQAQWEEEVAAAEARFGPIFARYHDVPIPELAQNGEAMQIAGRLFANNCAVCHGVAAQGGDGFPNLTDDDWLYGGEPEALLTTLTQGRRGVMPAWAHLGEEAIEDLTQHVLALSDLEHDAARAQSGAQRYASFCVACHGANGTGNQALGAPNLTNDIWLYRAPDQSVADAIRQTLTEGRSGVMPAQAPFIGEARVHLIAAYVYSLRFKNADGD, from the coding sequence GTGAGCGATCTGTGGGACAACGCCCTGCCCGGTTTCTGGAGCGTCTGGGTGATCGCCTTGACGTTGATCACGCTGGTGCTGGTGGTCTGGGTGGTGGCGGCCAACGCCGGGCGCGACGCGACATCCAATGATGAGCCGCACTCTCATCGCACCACCGGTCACGAGGTCGACGGTATAGAGGAGTTCGATAACCCCATGCCGCGATGGTGGTTCTATCTGTTTGTGGCCACGGTGGTGTTTACCCTTGGCTACCTGGCACTCTACCCCGGCCTTGGCAACTTCAAGGGCCTTCTGGGCTGGAGCCAGCAGGCGCAGTGGGAAGAGGAGGTGGCCGCCGCCGAGGCGCGCTTCGGCCCGATCTTCGCCCGCTATCACGACGTACCGATTCCCGAGCTTGCCCAGAATGGCGAGGCCATGCAGATCGCCGGGCGGCTTTTCGCCAACAACTGCGCCGTGTGCCACGGCGTGGCTGCCCAGGGCGGTGACGGCTTCCCCAACCTGACCGACGACGACTGGCTCTACGGCGGCGAGCCCGAGGCGCTTCTCACCACGCTCACTCAAGGCCGGCGCGGCGTGATGCCCGCCTGGGCGCACCTGGGCGAGGAGGCCATTGAGGATTTGACCCAGCACGTGCTCGCACTCTCCGACCTGGAGCACGACGCCGCCCGCGCCCAAAGCGGCGCGCAGCGCTACGCAAGCTTTTGCGTGGCCTGCCACGGCGCCAACGGCACCGGCAACCAGGCCCTCGGCGCGCCGAATTTGACCAACGATATCTGGCTTTACCGCGCGCCAGACCAAAGCGTGGCGGATGCCATCCGCCAGACCCTGACCGAAGGAAGAAGCGGCGTGATGCCCGCCCAGGCGCCCTTCATCGGCGAGGCGCGCGTTCACCTGATCGCCGCCTACGTTTACAGCCTGCGGTTTAAAAACGCCGACGGCGATTAG
- the ccoO gene encoding cytochrome-c oxidase, cbb3-type subunit II produces the protein MKHELVEKNAGLLGALILVAISFGGLAEIVPLFFQKDVTEPVEGLTPLTALELEGRDIYRREGCVGCHSQMIRPFRAETERYGHYSVAGEGLYEHNFLWGSKRTGPDLARVGGRYSDAWHRAHLYNPRDVVPESIMPAYPWLFERELDGADTPAKMRALKRLGVPYSDEQIDGARAAVEGTPEITALVAYLQQLGTVLEGTR, from the coding sequence ATGAAGCATGAGCTGGTCGAAAAAAACGCCGGGCTTCTGGGCGCGCTGATTCTGGTGGCGATCAGCTTTGGTGGGCTTGCCGAAATCGTGCCGCTGTTTTTTCAAAAGGACGTCACCGAGCCCGTCGAGGGGCTGACGCCGCTGACCGCGCTCGAGCTCGAAGGGCGCGATATCTACCGCCGCGAAGGGTGCGTGGGCTGCCATTCGCAGATGATCCGCCCGTTTCGCGCCGAAACCGAGCGCTATGGCCACTACAGTGTGGCCGGCGAAGGCCTTTATGAGCACAACTTTCTCTGGGGCTCCAAGCGCACCGGGCCGGATCTGGCCCGGGTCGGCGGGCGCTACAGCGACGCCTGGCACCGGGCGCATCTTTACAACCCGCGCGACGTGGTGCCGGAGTCGATCATGCCCGCCTACCCTTGGCTTTTCGAGCGCGAGCTCGACGGCGCCGACACGCCGGCCAAGATGCGTGCGCTCAAGCGTTTGGGCGTGCCCTACTCCGACGAGCAGATCGACGGCGCCCGCGCGGCGGTCGAAGGCACCCCGGAGATCACCGCGCTGGTGGCCTACCTACAGCAGCTCGGCACGGTGCTGGAGGGGACGCGCTAA
- the ccoN gene encoding cytochrome-c oxidase, cbb3-type subunit I — MQTVPPRTASPVYSDVYSDIYNYKVVRQFAIMAVVWAIVGMGVGLLLAAQLVWPELNLGLAWTSFGRLRPLHTNLVIFAFGGSALFATSYYVVQRTCQTRLYSDRLAAFTFWGWQAVIVSALVSLPMGYTTTKEYAELEWPISIVLAVVWICYAIVFLMTLKRRRTSHIYVANWFFAAFILTIAVLHIVNNAALPVTPMYSTSLYTGAVDAMVQWWYGHNAVGFFLTAGFLGMMYYFVPKQAERPIYSYRLSIVHFWALIMIYMWAGPHHLHYTALPSWAQSLGMVMSIILLVPSWGGMINGIMTLSGAWHKLRTDPILRFLVTALTFYGMATFEGPMLAIKTVNAFSHYTDWNIGHVHSGALGWVAMITFGSLYHMIPRLYGRTAMYSTPLIALHFWLALCGTLLYVMAMWANGVIQGIMWRAVNADGTLMYRFVDAVEASHPGYLVRMVGGLLFLAGTLVMAFNVYMTIKAASSRAALDQAAHNQGPHNQAHHEKARHREARHEA; from the coding sequence ATGCAAACCGTACCACCCCGCACCGCTTCGCCCGTTTACAGCGATGTCTATAGCGATATTTACAACTACAAGGTCGTTCGCCAGTTCGCGATCATGGCCGTGGTGTGGGCGATCGTTGGTATGGGCGTGGGGCTGTTGCTGGCCGCCCAGCTGGTCTGGCCGGAGCTGAACCTGGGGCTTGCCTGGACGAGCTTTGGCCGGCTGCGCCCGCTGCACACGAATCTCGTAATCTTCGCTTTCGGCGGCTCGGCGCTGTTTGCCACTTCCTATTACGTGGTTCAGCGCACCTGCCAGACACGGCTCTATAGCGACCGGCTCGCCGCCTTCACCTTTTGGGGCTGGCAGGCGGTGATCGTCTCGGCGCTGGTATCGCTACCGATGGGCTACACCACCACCAAGGAGTACGCCGAACTCGAATGGCCGATCAGCATCGTGCTGGCGGTGGTGTGGATCTGCTACGCGATCGTGTTTCTGATGACGCTCAAGCGGCGTAGAACCTCGCACATCTACGTGGCCAACTGGTTCTTTGCGGCGTTCATTCTCACCATTGCGGTGCTGCATATCGTCAATAACGCCGCGCTTCCGGTCACGCCGATGTATTCGACTTCGCTCTACACGGGTGCGGTGGATGCCATGGTGCAGTGGTGGTACGGCCACAACGCGGTGGGCTTTTTCCTGACCGCCGGGTTTCTCGGCATGATGTACTACTTCGTGCCCAAACAGGCCGAGCGGCCGATCTACTCCTACCGGCTCTCCATCGTCCATTTCTGGGCGCTGATCATGATCTACATGTGGGCCGGCCCGCACCACCTTCACTACACGGCGCTGCCGAGCTGGGCGCAGTCGCTGGGCATGGTGATGTCGATCATACTGCTGGTGCCCTCCTGGGGCGGCATGATCAACGGCATCATGACGCTTTCGGGTGCCTGGCATAAGCTGCGCACCGACCCGATCCTGCGCTTTCTGGTCACCGCGCTGACCTTCTACGGGATGGCGACCTTTGAAGGCCCGATGCTGGCGATCAAGACCGTCAATGCCTTCTCCCACTACACCGACTGGAACATCGGTCACGTTCACTCCGGCGCGCTTGGCTGGGTAGCGATGATCACCTTCGGCTCGCTCTATCACATGATTCCACGCCTTTACGGGCGCACCGCCATGTACTCGACGCCGCTGATCGCGCTGCACTTTTGGCTCGCGCTGTGCGGCACGCTTTTGTACGTCATGGCGATGTGGGCCAATGGCGTCATCCAGGGGATAATGTGGCGCGCGGTCAACGCCGACGGCACGCTGATGTACCGCTTCGTCGATGCGGTCGAGGCGAGCCACCCGGGCTATCTCGTGCGCATGGTGGGTGGGCTTTTGTTTTTGGCGGGCACGCTGGTCATGGCGTTCAATGTCTACATGACGATCAAGGCCGCCTCGTCGCGCGCCGCGCTCGACCAGGCCGCTCACAACCAAGGCCCTCACAACCAGGCCCATCACGAAAAAGCCCGTCATCGGGAGGCCCGCCATGAAGCATGA